A region from the Planctomycetota bacterium genome encodes:
- a CDS encoding tetratricopeptide repeat protein: MARRLNKRVVARLAFFIGIPVLLLVVVGLSVVFTGGSIFGWDPRPYVQRAQEYADKEMWPQAWISIKTALRYGANKDPDAQYLYGRIALHQNPPAVPVARRAFQNALVLKPDFFDAQRDLAELHIGFRLWQEAKRDTDRLIEMNPSFGKGYLWAALTDLGLAQNEPIYSKRVPFYEAAAERLRTGIEKVPDMLDLYRLLAGTYKELDQADKMDEVLDLAIANNPGVPESYVLKAGRLNELGRPDEASKVLQEGLKQVGDNSMLLMALGEVAIRRPDPEAAKDFYARAIQIDPKAEAAYLRLCGLHRMEGDSPGALAVVQQGLEAVPESTALKAEEADIYLESRDLKKAQALIDEIGKVLPDAAEVDFLRGKRALLDLRTRQAIAYLEQARSKKPTPQTLLLLGRAYLLAGEVGAAKRELESLVTSHPEYAAARRSLAEVQLRLREYDDAARNATAVLQASPNDMGMRLLIAEARLAQVKPTAALKEAQTAVEQSKDDPRPLFLAARIYRSMNRNIEAEAALRRALNVGENKEQAYRELITFYRETGQAEKSKQILEEVRKVLPNSPVGLAAENPEQLEKELKARIEQGGSRVKDMTLLGRLYLTTDQADKGFETLQKVLDEAESGSPDWREAWQLLFMQYLEMNKYDKAADLTRRLKEADPQATELLFADPLMALSQNRLDEAVEQLTQVVKEHGTFSSAYYLLGQVLAAGRRWEEATAQLQRALVLRPDLVPARILLGRLYLRQGNYQAVLIEAGEALKFVPGYVPALELQALANAGQNLWDVAAKAREEIARIVPNDVGNLVELAALYLQRGDSKEAERVFSQAYAIAPEDARVVLRFAEFYARSDRLPKGRELVDKYVNAHAKESGAYVLRGEFLATAAGLDAAKADYEKAAELGPEYADPLVLLGDQYANQGRWNEAAEVYIRGAKRKNNSALAKKRLADVYMLQMKLDEAGAVIEEVLKADPQDSQAMVVAGRIASRRPDVEKAKALMEKALSVTPDYGEAKFWLAELYRALDPQKSLDLLREIDPSDGSFEKAMLLRSSINSQRGQFAEAAVDLRHLIDFRPGSVAGHRALADLYMNTNEPRQASMILERISRQTKDPALLVDLGNALLMQKRYDEALKRYEEARAQRPESPDALIGEARSLMALNRKPEALERVRHMLDQFPHETWPRLALAALYEGTGELDKAVESLRKGLLDRPDWEQGYIRLAMILGRVVQEAQGPEREQRMAEARQVLLEGLTKVPNSLDIRTSLAGMETAAGNYEAAKRVLDPVAAKFEQQYSLAPEALDKLRPFVSAIHLYTLILYYLGQVDDAVRWGTRLWNLDPLHAANANNLAWILATERKDYQRANELVRRSMQLVPNNPQVLDTAGWVAFLQDDYERATTYLLESINRQDNPEARYHLGRVYEQRQRPEEALQEYAKALKLGLRQKDKQDAEKRIEQLRKRPPA, encoded by the coding sequence ATGGCGAGGCGGCTGAACAAGCGCGTGGTGGCGCGTCTGGCTTTCTTTATCGGGATTCCGGTGCTTCTCCTGGTCGTCGTCGGCCTGTCCGTGGTGTTCACCGGGGGGTCGATTTTCGGCTGGGACCCCCGCCCGTACGTTCAGCGGGCCCAGGAATACGCCGACAAGGAGATGTGGCCCCAGGCGTGGATCAGCATCAAGACGGCCCTGCGATATGGGGCCAATAAAGATCCGGACGCTCAGTACCTGTACGGCCGCATTGCGTTGCATCAGAATCCCCCGGCGGTGCCTGTGGCGCGCAGGGCTTTTCAGAACGCGCTCGTGCTGAAACCGGACTTCTTCGACGCCCAGCGCGATCTGGCCGAACTGCACATTGGTTTCCGGCTTTGGCAGGAGGCTAAGAGGGACACTGATCGGCTCATCGAAATGAACCCGTCCTTCGGAAAGGGCTACCTGTGGGCCGCGCTGACGGACCTGGGGCTGGCTCAAAACGAGCCGATCTACTCGAAGCGGGTGCCTTTCTACGAGGCGGCGGCGGAGCGCCTCCGCACCGGCATCGAAAAGGTCCCCGACATGCTGGACCTCTACCGGCTCCTGGCGGGAACGTACAAGGAATTGGACCAGGCGGACAAGATGGATGAAGTGCTCGACCTGGCGATCGCGAACAACCCCGGTGTTCCGGAGTCCTACGTCCTGAAGGCAGGCCGGTTGAACGAACTCGGCCGACCGGACGAGGCGTCCAAGGTGCTTCAGGAAGGCCTGAAACAGGTTGGCGACAATTCGATGCTGCTCATGGCGCTTGGCGAGGTCGCCATCCGCCGCCCGGATCCCGAGGCCGCCAAGGATTTCTACGCCAGGGCGATCCAGATTGACCCGAAGGCGGAGGCGGCCTATCTGCGTCTGTGCGGTCTGCATCGGATGGAGGGCGATTCGCCGGGGGCTCTGGCGGTGGTTCAGCAGGGACTCGAGGCCGTGCCGGAGTCGACCGCGTTGAAGGCCGAGGAGGCCGACATCTATCTGGAATCGCGCGACCTGAAAAAGGCCCAGGCGTTGATCGACGAGATCGGCAAAGTACTGCCGGACGCCGCCGAGGTGGATTTCCTTCGCGGGAAGCGGGCCCTGCTGGATCTTCGGACGCGCCAGGCGATCGCCTATCTGGAACAGGCACGGAGCAAGAAGCCGACGCCGCAGACGCTGCTGCTTCTCGGCCGGGCCTATCTGCTGGCCGGCGAAGTCGGCGCCGCGAAACGCGAACTGGAATCCCTGGTGACCTCGCATCCGGAGTATGCCGCCGCTCGCCGGTCGTTGGCGGAGGTCCAGTTGCGATTGCGTGAGTACGATGACGCGGCCCGCAACGCCACCGCAGTTCTCCAGGCGAGTCCGAACGACATGGGGATGCGCCTGCTGATTGCGGAAGCCCGGCTCGCGCAGGTCAAGCCAACCGCAGCGCTGAAGGAAGCCCAGACGGCGGTGGAACAATCCAAGGACGATCCTCGCCCGCTCTTCCTGGCGGCCCGCATCTACCGGAGCATGAACCGCAATATCGAGGCCGAGGCGGCGCTGCGCCGCGCGCTCAACGTGGGGGAAAACAAAGAGCAGGCCTATCGGGAACTCATCACCTTCTACCGCGAAACGGGCCAGGCGGAGAAGTCCAAGCAAATCCTGGAGGAGGTTCGCAAGGTCCTGCCGAACAGCCCGGTGGGGCTGGCGGCGGAGAACCCGGAGCAACTGGAAAAGGAACTGAAAGCGCGGATCGAACAGGGCGGGTCGCGCGTCAAGGACATGACCCTCCTGGGTCGCTTGTACCTGACGACCGATCAGGCCGACAAAGGATTCGAAACCCTTCAGAAAGTCCTGGACGAGGCGGAAAGCGGCTCGCCGGACTGGCGCGAGGCCTGGCAACTGTTGTTCATGCAGTATCTGGAAATGAACAAGTACGACAAGGCCGCGGACCTGACGAGGCGACTGAAGGAAGCGGATCCCCAGGCGACGGAACTGCTCTTTGCGGATCCTTTGATGGCGCTGAGCCAGAATCGCCTGGACGAGGCCGTCGAGCAACTCACCCAGGTCGTCAAGGAGCATGGGACATTTTCGTCGGCCTATTACCTGTTGGGTCAGGTTTTGGCGGCCGGGCGACGATGGGAGGAGGCGACGGCCCAGTTGCAGCGGGCTTTGGTCCTTCGCCCGGACCTGGTGCCGGCCCGTATCCTCTTGGGTCGACTGTATCTGCGGCAGGGGAATTACCAGGCGGTCTTGATCGAGGCGGGCGAGGCGCTGAAGTTTGTGCCCGGGTACGTGCCGGCCCTGGAACTTCAGGCGCTCGCGAACGCCGGCCAGAACCTGTGGGACGTCGCCGCCAAGGCCCGCGAGGAAATCGCCCGTATCGTGCCGAACGATGTCGGCAACCTGGTCGAGTTGGCGGCCCTGTACCTGCAGCGAGGCGATTCGAAAGAGGCCGAGAGAGTTTTCAGCCAGGCTTATGCGATTGCACCGGAGGATGCGCGGGTGGTGCTGCGGTTCGCCGAGTTCTACGCCCGGTCGGACCGGCTTCCGAAAGGCCGCGAACTCGTTGACAAATATGTCAACGCCCATGCCAAGGAGTCGGGGGCGTATGTTCTGCGAGGGGAGTTTCTCGCGACGGCGGCGGGTCTGGATGCGGCCAAGGCGGATTACGAGAAGGCGGCCGAACTCGGCCCGGAGTATGCGGACCCCCTGGTCCTGCTGGGCGACCAGTATGCTAACCAGGGGCGGTGGAACGAAGCCGCCGAAGTGTACATCCGGGGCGCCAAGCGTAAGAACAACAGCGCGCTGGCCAAGAAACGTCTGGCCGACGTGTACATGCTGCAAATGAAATTGGATGAGGCGGGGGCGGTCATCGAGGAGGTCTTGAAGGCCGACCCGCAGGACTCGCAGGCGATGGTTGTGGCCGGCCGCATCGCCAGCCGACGCCCGGACGTCGAGAAAGCCAAGGCGCTGATGGAGAAGGCCTTGAGCGTGACGCCGGACTACGGCGAGGCGAAGTTCTGGTTGGCCGAACTGTATCGCGCCTTGGATCCGCAGAAATCCCTGGACCTGCTGCGCGAAATCGACCCGTCGGACGGATCGTTCGAGAAGGCGATGCTTCTGCGCTCGTCGATCAACTCGCAGCGGGGTCAGTTCGCGGAGGCGGCGGTCGATCTGCGGCATCTGATAGACTTCCGTCCGGGCAGCGTGGCCGGCCACCGCGCGCTGGCCGACTTGTACATGAACACCAATGAGCCACGCCAGGCCTCCATGATTCTCGAGCGGATCAGCCGGCAAACCAAGGACCCGGCCCTGCTGGTGGACCTCGGAAATGCGCTGTTGATGCAGAAACGCTACGACGAGGCGCTCAAACGGTATGAAGAAGCCCGGGCGCAGCGGCCGGAGTCCCCGGATGCCTTGATCGGCGAAGCCCGGAGTCTGATGGCGCTCAACCGCAAGCCGGAGGCCTTGGAGCGGGTTCGTCACATGCTGGATCAGTTTCCGCACGAGACGTGGCCCCGTCTGGCGTTGGCGGCCCTTTACGAGGGGACGGGTGAACTGGACAAGGCGGTCGAATCGCTCCGGAAGGGGCTGCTGGATCGCCCGGACTGGGAGCAGGGATACATCCGGTTGGCGATGATTCTGGGACGGGTGGTCCAGGAGGCGCAGGGCCCCGAACGCGAGCAGCGGATGGCGGAAGCGCGCCAGGTGTTGCTCGAAGGCCTGACCAAAGTGCCCAATAGCCTGGACATCCGGACCTCGTTGGCGGGAATGGAAACGGCGGCCGGAAACTACGAGGCCGCCAAGCGCGTTTTGGATCCTGTCGCGGCAAAATTCGAGCAGCAATACAGCCTGGCGCCGGAGGCTCTGGATAAACTCAGGCCTTTTGTTTCGGCGATTCACCTGTATACTCTGATCCTGTACTACTTGGGCCAAGTTGACGATGCTGTCAGGTGGGGAACGCGGTTGTGGAACCTGGATCCCCTGCACGCAGCCAATGCCAACAACCTGGCCTGGATCCTGGCGACGGAGCGGAAGGATTATCAACGGGCGAACGAACTGGTCCGGCGAAGTATGCAGCTCGTTCCGAATAACCCGCAGGTGCTGGACACGGCGGGGTGGGTGGCGTTCTTACAGGACGACTACGAACGGGCAACGACCTACTTGCTGGAGAGTATCAACCGCCAGGACAACCCCGAAGCCCGGTACCATCTGGGCAGGGTCTATGAGCAGCGCCAACGCCCGGAAGAGGCGCTTCAGGAGTACGCGAAGGCCCTTAAACTGGGTCTTAGACAGAAGGACAAACAGGACGCCGAGAAACGGATCGAGCAGTTGCGCAAACGACCGCCAGCCTAA
- a CDS encoding polysaccharide biosynthesis tyrosine autokinase has product MSQMSQQPTTGQPIMGAMSAHDVLRIFRKRLWLILACFVVLGLGGTGAIITWRYVAPLYTATGIITVEPGEGGRGGEIAPVYSEQVPFQLYTQYVMRQVMAIRSDRVLAAALENLGPNQTMFRGPDAAYRLAEKLVVQSLPESENIAVSLSGTDATQVRDIVREVTKQYIANVGDQRKAIDAVRQGDLRLERDDLGRDRDRVANELAELRRQADSVVLDERNSEEMVRLTTLARQLVDIQFELASARGAWLQFQELQKEAEDKKDLKPVLLAFPEMMQGLRQDPRVLALNQQVARLSQEVEGLKGRFGERHEAVRRNLIVFQAAQNDLEAQQNAVLVELVQQQAAVLQQNYNRARESEAELLDKVAEARSAAIRLSQRAAEYRQREDEFRRLQDLLQTVSDGLYRMRIAAALAQPNIQIAQFPSIPFEPTEPRTILYSAAAIVFSLIIGVGLSFALELMDTRIRTPAEVARQVGVPLLGSVPDLAEDDRLSLDTNVALVSYRSPESLLAEAFRQLRTNLLFTSDQPIKSVLITSPNPGDGKSTVAANIAIAMARSGNKVLLVEANFRRPALARLFDVPDALGLSNVLVGMNSASETIQATAVENLDLLVGGATPPSPADLLGSPAMRRFLDEQKKNYDRVIVDGAPILVVADSHLLAEIVDGVILVLRANENTRGMAQRGTRMILSLKAKLLGAILNGVRATKGGYFREAYQAYYDYAGSGSSATSARPSATPPPEQ; this is encoded by the coding sequence ATGAGCCAAATGTCACAGCAGCCGACTACGGGCCAACCCATAATGGGCGCCATGAGCGCCCACGACGTCCTGCGGATTTTTCGCAAGCGTCTCTGGCTGATTCTGGCCTGTTTCGTCGTTCTGGGTCTCGGGGGCACAGGCGCGATCATCACGTGGCGCTACGTGGCCCCGCTTTACACGGCGACAGGCATTATTACGGTCGAGCCGGGCGAGGGCGGCCGCGGCGGCGAGATCGCCCCCGTGTATTCCGAGCAGGTGCCCTTCCAACTTTACACGCAATACGTCATGCGCCAGGTGATGGCCATCCGAAGCGATCGCGTCCTCGCCGCCGCTCTGGAGAACCTCGGGCCCAACCAAACCATGTTCCGGGGCCCTGATGCAGCCTATCGGCTGGCTGAGAAACTCGTCGTCCAATCTCTTCCGGAATCGGAGAACATTGCCGTCAGCCTCAGCGGCACGGACGCGACTCAGGTGAGGGATATCGTGCGTGAGGTGACGAAGCAGTATATCGCCAACGTGGGGGACCAGCGGAAAGCCATTGATGCGGTCCGGCAGGGCGACTTGCGGCTCGAGCGAGACGATCTGGGGCGGGATCGGGATCGCGTCGCCAACGAATTGGCCGAGTTGCGCCGCCAAGCCGACTCCGTCGTCCTCGACGAGCGGAACAGCGAGGAAATGGTGCGACTGACGACGCTTGCCCGCCAATTGGTCGACATCCAGTTCGAGTTGGCCAGCGCACGGGGTGCCTGGCTTCAGTTCCAGGAATTGCAGAAGGAGGCTGAGGATAAGAAGGATCTGAAACCCGTCCTCCTCGCCTTCCCCGAGATGATGCAAGGGTTGCGGCAGGACCCTCGAGTCCTCGCCCTGAACCAGCAAGTGGCCCGCTTGTCCCAGGAAGTGGAGGGGCTTAAAGGCCGCTTCGGCGAGCGTCACGAGGCTGTCCGGCGAAACCTGATAGTGTTTCAAGCGGCGCAGAATGACCTCGAGGCCCAGCAGAACGCCGTCCTGGTCGAACTGGTTCAGCAGCAGGCGGCGGTGCTGCAACAAAACTACAACCGGGCCCGCGAGTCGGAAGCCGAACTGCTCGACAAGGTGGCGGAGGCCCGGTCGGCGGCCATTCGGCTCAGCCAGCGCGCCGCGGAATATCGCCAGCGCGAGGACGAGTTCCGCCGCCTTCAGGACTTGCTTCAGACGGTCTCGGACGGGCTGTATCGGATGCGCATTGCCGCCGCGCTGGCCCAGCCGAACATCCAGATCGCCCAGTTTCCGAGCATTCCCTTCGAACCCACGGAACCGAGGACGATTCTTTATTCCGCGGCGGCCATCGTCTTCAGCCTCATAATCGGCGTCGGTCTGAGTTTCGCGCTGGAACTGATGGATACGCGAATCCGGACACCCGCCGAGGTGGCTCGCCAGGTCGGCGTGCCCCTTCTGGGATCCGTTCCCGACCTGGCCGAAGACGATCGGTTGTCGCTCGATACGAACGTGGCGCTGGTCAGTTACCGATCGCCCGAGTCGCTCCTGGCCGAAGCCTTCCGGCAATTGCGCACCAATTTGCTCTTCACCTCGGACCAGCCGATCAAGAGCGTGCTTATTACCAGTCCGAATCCGGGTGACGGCAAGTCGACGGTAGCGGCGAACATAGCCATCGCGATGGCGCGCAGCGGCAACAAGGTGCTTCTCGTCGAAGCGAACTTCCGTCGGCCGGCGCTGGCGCGGCTCTTCGACGTGCCCGACGCCCTCGGCTTGTCGAACGTCCTGGTGGGCATGAACTCCGCCTCGGAAACGATTCAGGCCACCGCGGTGGAGAACCTCGACCTCCTCGTCGGCGGCGCCACGCCGCCCAGCCCGGCTGACCTCCTGGGTTCCCCGGCCATGCGACGCTTCCTGGACGAACAGAAAAAGAATTACGATCGCGTGATCGTGGATGGAGCGCCTATCCTCGTGGTGGCGGACAGCCACTTGCTGGCCGAGATCGTTGACGGCGTCATCCTGGTTCTGCGGGCCAACGAGAATACGCGCGGCATGGCGCAGCGCGGAACGCGCATGATCTTGAGTCTGAAGGCCAAACTGCTCGGTGCGATTCTTAACGGCGTTCGGGCGACCAAGGGAGGCTACTTCCGCGAGGCCTACCAGGCCTACTACGATTACGCGGGATCCGGTTCGTCGGCCACGAGCGCCCGACCGAGCGCGACGCCGCCGCCGGAACAATAA
- a CDS encoding polysaccharide biosynthesis/export family protein has translation MSGRQQDPRRGVSRGIRATGLVGTVWILAGAVLLSTGCAQNEIGRYNWWPTVVNNPLRVRNPIVKSENYWVQRDVEPEEEFPGPMPEDLKQPQADYILGAEDLVDVTVFELLAPGQPYTTRQRISQTGKITLPYLGTIQCSGLTARGLEEKLADMLDPDFLVDPQVTVFVQEYRNLEISLLNGVPRPGRYPLVGQDMTLLELLAQAGGVLELVENYGFVIRQYTPEEADILMLQAGTPPEEEAAEVGAPPRRAVPAAEKAGAPAAPPAPATPKAAPAAPEAAPAAPEAAPAAPEAAPAAPKAAPAAPEAAPAAPEAAPAAPEAAPAAPKAAPKTGAEPAAEAAPAAPEVGEARAVLQKMAEGEMPEVKRIEEAEAKNAAPAPPAPAVEKAAPEPAAVPRGDEALAADEKKLGHWVWSDGKWVEIKTEQAAPVVPEAPAGVEPTAVAKAKAEEKAPAAERAAPSALAAERLEAKLRRLGVVQGSGQLKRIIRFDVQALQGGDPTQNLVLRDGDIITIPSPPIGDFYMTGYVSRPGVYSLTGRKITLLQAIAAAGGLTAIAVPWRTEVVRRVTEEEEEIIYVDLSKVARGEVPDFYVKPEDIIRVGTDWGAIHNAVIRNAFRATYGAGAVYDMNFADFYPWAGDISPIF, from the coding sequence GTGAGCGGACGACAACAGGATCCCCGCCGGGGGGTAAGTCGGGGCATCAGAGCCACCGGACTGGTCGGGACGGTCTGGATCCTTGCGGGGGCGGTTCTCCTCAGCACGGGCTGCGCGCAGAACGAAATCGGCCGCTACAACTGGTGGCCGACCGTTGTGAACAATCCCTTGCGGGTGCGGAACCCGATCGTCAAGTCCGAGAACTACTGGGTCCAGCGTGACGTTGAGCCGGAAGAGGAGTTTCCCGGACCTATGCCGGAAGACCTGAAACAGCCTCAGGCGGACTACATTCTGGGCGCGGAGGACTTGGTTGACGTGACCGTGTTTGAATTGCTTGCGCCCGGCCAGCCATACACGACGCGGCAGCGGATCAGCCAGACCGGCAAGATCACGCTTCCCTACCTCGGGACGATCCAATGCAGTGGGCTGACGGCGCGCGGGCTGGAAGAGAAATTGGCGGACATGCTGGATCCGGACTTCCTGGTCGATCCGCAGGTGACGGTCTTCGTCCAGGAGTACCGGAACCTGGAGATTTCGCTGTTGAACGGCGTGCCGCGTCCAGGCCGGTATCCGCTGGTGGGGCAGGACATGACGCTGTTGGAACTGCTGGCCCAGGCGGGGGGCGTGCTCGAGTTGGTGGAGAACTACGGGTTCGTCATCCGCCAGTACACGCCGGAGGAAGCGGACATTCTGATGCTTCAGGCGGGCACGCCGCCCGAGGAAGAGGCCGCTGAGGTCGGCGCCCCGCCGCGGCGGGCGGTACCGGCGGCTGAGAAAGCGGGTGCGCCTGCCGCGCCGCCCGCACCGGCTACTCCAAAGGCTGCGCCTGCTGCTCCGGAGGCTGCGCCTGCTGCTCCGGAGGCTGCGCCTGCCGCTCCGGAGGCTGCGCCTGCCGCTCCAAAGGCTGCGCCTGCCGCTCCGGAGGCTGCGCCTGCCGCTCCGGAGGCTGCGCCTGCTGCTCCGGAGGCTGCGCCTGCCGCTCCAAAGGCTGCGCCTAAGACCGGGGCCGAACCCGCCGCCGAGGCGGCGCCTGCGGCACCGGAGGTCGGGGAGGCCCGCGCGGTCCTCCAGAAGATGGCCGAGGGCGAGATGCCGGAAGTGAAACGGATCGAAGAGGCGGAGGCGAAGAACGCCGCGCCCGCGCCGCCCGCGCCGGCGGTAGAAAAGGCAGCGCCCGAACCTGCCGCCGTCCCGAGAGGCGACGAGGCCCTGGCAGCAGATGAGAAGAAACTTGGTCACTGGGTGTGGTCGGACGGGAAGTGGGTGGAGATCAAGACGGAGCAGGCGGCGCCCGTGGTTCCGGAAGCCCCGGCGGGGGTGGAACCGACGGCCGTGGCTAAGGCTAAGGCCGAGGAGAAAGCGCCAGCGGCGGAGCGTGCGGCGCCGTCGGCCCTGGCGGCCGAGCGATTGGAGGCGAAACTTCGCCGCCTGGGCGTGGTCCAGGGTTCCGGGCAACTCAAGCGCATCATCCGCTTCGACGTTCAGGCGCTGCAAGGGGGCGACCCGACGCAGAACCTGGTGCTGCGCGACGGAGACATCATCACGATTCCTTCGCCGCCGATCGGCGATTTTTACATGACGGGCTACGTGTCGCGTCCGGGCGTGTACAGCCTGACGGGCCGCAAGATCACGCTGCTGCAGGCGATCGCGGCGGCGGGGGGTCTGACGGCCATCGCCGTCCCGTGGCGGACGGAAGTGGTGCGCCGCGTGACGGAGGAGGAAGAAGAAATCATTTATGTGGACCTCTCGAAAGTTGCCCGCGGCGAGGTGCCGGACTTCTACGTCAAGCCGGAGGACATCATCCGCGTCGGGACGGACTGGGGGGCCATCCACAACGCCGTTATCCGAAACGCCTTCCGGGCGACGTACGGCGCCGGAGCTGTGTACGACATGAACTTTGCCGACTTCTACCCGTGGGCCGGCGACATCAGCCCGATCTTTTGA
- a CDS encoding exosortase/archaeosortase family protein: MAEARVARMVLTEGGEPLFPARRWDWNRVLTPRAVLLMLPVAALVIWAYWHPLARWEATWRHQSGAWGHGYLIPVIAILIAHYRLQERAPQRMERCVWGLVLIVLGVAVRIASFTLMHGYPGEITFVLVVAGVLLWLLGWEMFRALWVSVAFLLLMIPWSQKYYEDVALPLQRLSAMATEMMLRFLRVTVQRTDNVLYLESMPDGLTVAGPCSGLHLLFAFVALGVMMAFIYRRPVWERLLIVASSVPIAVFCNFVRVTLMALASDWLFFARRALEVREATWAAWFSFRPAQLDAARNSMLDPVTFTHQSFGFAMLGLAFLLMWAELRFTDLVFVSDDEEAGNPGSAGSQGQSGAATGSP; encoded by the coding sequence TTGGCTGAGGCACGCGTAGCCAGGATGGTTTTGACGGAGGGCGGCGAACCGCTCTTTCCCGCTCGGAGGTGGGACTGGAATCGCGTGCTGACGCCGCGGGCCGTCCTGCTCATGCTCCCGGTGGCGGCGCTGGTTATCTGGGCTTACTGGCACCCGCTGGCTCGCTGGGAGGCGACGTGGCGACACCAGAGCGGCGCGTGGGGCCATGGATACCTGATTCCCGTCATTGCCATCCTCATCGCCCACTACCGACTTCAGGAGCGGGCGCCCCAGCGCATGGAGCGGTGCGTCTGGGGCCTGGTGCTCATCGTTCTGGGTGTGGCGGTGCGCATCGCGTCGTTCACGTTGATGCACGGATACCCCGGCGAAATAACGTTCGTGCTGGTGGTGGCGGGGGTCCTTCTGTGGCTGCTGGGGTGGGAGATGTTCCGTGCGTTGTGGGTGTCGGTGGCGTTCCTCTTGCTGATGATCCCCTGGAGCCAGAAGTATTACGAGGACGTGGCGTTGCCGCTTCAGCGTCTGTCGGCCATGGCGACGGAGATGATGCTGAGGTTCTTGCGCGTGACGGTGCAGCGAACGGACAACGTGCTGTACCTGGAGAGCATGCCGGACGGTCTGACGGTGGCAGGTCCGTGCAGCGGGCTGCACCTCTTGTTTGCGTTTGTGGCGTTGGGGGTGATGATGGCGTTCATTTATCGGCGACCGGTGTGGGAGCGGCTGCTGATTGTGGCCTCGTCGGTTCCGATAGCGGTGTTCTGCAACTTTGTGCGCGTGACGCTGATGGCGTTGGCGAGCGACTGGCTGTTCTTCGCCCGGCGGGCGCTGGAGGTGCGCGAGGCAACGTGGGCGGCGTGGTTTTCCTTTAGGCCGGCCCAACTCGACGCCGCCAGAAATTCGATGTTGGATCCGGTGACGTTCACGCACCAGTCGTTCGGCTTTGCGATGCTGGGTCTGGCGTTCCTCTTGATGTGGGCGGAACTGAGATTCACGGACCTGGTGTTCGTGTCGGACGACGAGGAAGCGGGGAATCCGGGTTCGGCAGGGTCGCAAGGGCAGTCCGGCGCGGCCACGGGCTCGCCGTAG
- a CDS encoding exosortase-associated EpsI family protein, protein MQAAGAIKGKGWALAASGMVAAALVLVTCIAFSDARAVTRAESEAVTLAKAGSGSPDADRKSVANEARRRAAMLRRQLNFGYGAVLAAVVGMVALVGGTLSEKHRAWCWGAGALPILYLVLYAVPGAMSGAPWPVVGLVVSLVSAGAYVGVVRQLGHRAQYATSLGALATIALFFQVWEPPPPKPVPLVKSLVEHFPRTLAGWRGMHGVLDKAVEEQLGADEYLNLQLRSPEGDRDGGVFITYNANAMSNVPHVPWVCMTQAGFIKKRQDTRDIVISGMKGKEIPVNVLYFEPKPGVNRPPALMLQYFNVGGRYTTSRELARFLGTTGSLGQQGSYLSQTQVTVWLKPDETKDPMAKDSAVYRQALMLLNEIVPRLEKEYYPDLGGAQGG, encoded by the coding sequence ATGCAGGCAGCGGGAGCGATAAAGGGAAAGGGCTGGGCGCTGGCGGCGAGCGGCATGGTGGCGGCGGCGCTCGTGCTGGTGACGTGCATCGCGTTCTCGGACGCCAGGGCCGTGACCCGGGCCGAGTCGGAGGCCGTCACCCTGGCCAAAGCCGGCAGCGGCTCGCCCGATGCGGACCGGAAGTCCGTAGCCAACGAGGCGCGCCGCCGGGCCGCGATGCTCCGCAGGCAGTTGAACTTTGGGTACGGTGCGGTCTTGGCGGCGGTGGTGGGCATGGTGGCCCTCGTGGGCGGGACCCTGTCGGAGAAGCACCGGGCGTGGTGCTGGGGCGCGGGCGCCTTGCCGATCCTGTACCTGGTGCTGTACGCGGTGCCGGGCGCGATGTCGGGGGCCCCCTGGCCGGTTGTCGGACTCGTGGTGTCGCTGGTGTCGGCGGGGGCGTATGTGGGGGTGGTGAGGCAGTTGGGTCATCGGGCGCAGTATGCGACGTCGCTGGGTGCATTGGCGACGATTGCGCTGTTCTTTCAGGTCTGGGAGCCGCCGCCGCCGAAGCCGGTGCCTCTCGTCAAGTCGCTCGTGGAGCATTTTCCCCGGACGTTGGCGGGCTGGCGTGGCATGCATGGGGTGCTGGATAAGGCGGTCGAGGAACAGTTGGGGGCGGACGAGTACCTGAATCTTCAGTTGAGGTCGCCCGAAGGGGATCGCGACGGCGGGGTGTTCATCACGTACAACGCCAACGCCATGTCGAACGTCCCCCACGTGCCGTGGGTCTGCATGACCCAGGCGGGGTTCATCAAAAAACGTCAGGACACGCGCGACATTGTGATTTCCGGCATGAAAGGCAAGGAGATCCCGGTCAACGTCCTTTACTTTGAGCCGAAGCCGGGTGTCAACCGGCCGCCGGCGCTTATGCTTCAGTATTTCAACGTCGGGGGGCGATATACGACGAGCCGGGAGTTGGCGCGGTTCCTGGGTACGACGGGAAGCCTGGGACAGCAGGGCAGTTACCTCTCCCAAACCCAGGTGACGGTTTGGCTGAAGCCGGACGAGACGAAAGACCCGATGGCGAAGGACAGTGCGGTGTATCGGCAGGCACTGATGCTGTTGAATGAGATTGTTCCGCGCCTGGAAAAGGAGTATTATCCCGATCTGGGCGGAGCACAAGGAGGCTGA